GATCATATTCTTTAATATCAGAAAGCTTTACTTTGTAAATCCATCCAAGGGACTCTGGAGAGTCATTTATAAGCTCGGGATAGTCTTCAAGAATAGGGTTTACTTCAATAATCTCACCAGAGACCGGCGCATATATATCAGCTGCTGCTTTAGTAGATTCTAAAACGGCAATCTCTGCCTCTTTTGCAACCTTTTTACCAATAGTTGGAAGCTCTACATATACAATGTCTCCAAGTTCATGCTGGGCATGATCTGTAATACCAATAACACCTATATCGCCCTCTAGCCGTATCCACTCATGTGTTTCTGTAAACTTCATTTCTTTTTAACCTGAGTTTTGAGTTTAAATTACTCAAGATTAGAGGGGAT
The nucleotide sequence above comes from Chlamydiales bacterium. Encoded proteins:
- the gcvH gene encoding glycine cleavage system protein GcvH, whose translation is MKFTETHEWIRLEGDIGVIGITDHAQHELGDIVYVELPTIGKKVAKEAEIAVLESTKAAADIYAPVSGEIIEVNPILEDYPELINDSPESLGWIYKVKLSDIKEYDLLLDADGYKAMLHGRL